Proteins from a genomic interval of Macrobrachium nipponense isolate FS-2020 chromosome 33, ASM1510439v2, whole genome shotgun sequence:
- the LOC135202925 gene encoding long-chain-fatty-acid--CoA ligase 4-like isoform X2, protein MVFLRKKMVMRGVQRPDGWYVKATPSGEPYPLDSRLGPLFKEAGVTTVNAALAYGTSMHGNKPCMATRQLLKRETSNVSGKTFEKLQLGDYKWKTYTEVQETAVAAGLGVRLQGVEPLDRVVLFAETRAEWLTAAIGCLQHRISVVTLYTTLTDEGVAHGIKETEVSLVFTSYDLLPRIIRILPECPKVKTVVVMEDQLEGIGNVDKVPAGVNFISFTDLTRRKPGFDNISTPVPQPDDTAIIMYTSGSTGTPKGVELSHTNILASVIAYSVQMNVGPGDRYLSFLPLAHIMELCSEIALISLGATILYSSPHTLTSTSPKVKKGCEGDAKIAKPTVMNSVPLVLDRIIKGVSKKVEEQGWLKSMIFNGTVRYKFWIEYIPFTSYVMDYLIFRRVQEELGGQLKRVVVGGAPLSPQTHDTMRAIFGVSIQVGYGSTETASCISGMDEDDVNTGHTGGPNLGVLMKLVDWEEGNYRVTDNPYPRGEIIVGGIVVGKGYFNLPEENKASFYEENGLKCFRTGDIGEIDHTGSLRIIDRKKDLVKLKHGEYVSLGNTESKLKTLSNVENICVFADSTRDKTVAVVVPSIDRLHTVAASVGLNDEGLTIEELCADERVKDAILKELQTHGKKCGLTRWEVPAAVTLTMEPWTPDTGLVTAAFKLRRKQLSNHYETTVSEMYSRLD, encoded by the coding sequence GAAGAAGATGGTGATGCGAGGAGTCCAGAGGCCTGACGGATGGTACGTCAAGGCAACTCCAAGCGGAGAGCCGTACCCTCTGGATTCACGGCTTGGACCGCTATTCAAGGAAGCTGGCGTTACGACAGTAAATGCTGCCTTAGCCTATGGAACCTCCATGCATGGCAATAAACCATGCATGGCCACTCGGCAGCTTCTCAAGAGAGAGACTTCAAATGTCAGTGGTAAAACTTTTGAGAAATTACAGCTGGGAGATTACAAGTGGAAGACATACACAGAAGTTCAAGAAACTGCAGTGGCTGCTGGTCTCGGAGTCAGGTTACAGGGTGTCGAACCTCTTGACCGTGTTGTATTATTTGCTGAGACAAGGGCTGAATGGCTTACTGCTGCCATAGGCTGTCTTCAGCATCGCATCAGTGTGGTCACTTTGTACACTACCCTCACTGACGAAGGTGTGGCTCATGGTATTAAAGAAACAGAAGTATCTTTGGTATTCACCAGCTACGATCTATTGCCTAGAATCATTCGTATTCTTCCAGAGTGTCCTAAAGTTAAGACTGTTGTAGTAATGGAAGACCAGCTAGAGGGGATTGGGAATGTAGATAAAGTTCCAGCTGGTgtaaatttcatttcttttacagatTTAACTAGAAGAAAGCCTGGTTTTGACAATATCTCCACTCCAGTTCCACAACCAGACGACACAGCAATTATCATGTACACAAGTGGATCTACAGGTACACCAAAAGGTGTCGAGCTTTCCCACACAAACATACTGGCTAGTGTTATTGCATATTCCGTCCAAATGAATGTTGGTCCAGGTGACAGGTATTTGTCATTCCTACCCCTAGCTCACATTATGGAACTCTGCTCAGAGATTGCTCTGATATCTCTGGGGGCAACCATCCTATATTCCTCTCCCCACACTCTCACATCAACTAGTCCTAAAGTGAAGAAGGGATGTGAAGGAGATGCCAAAATTGCCAAGCCCACTGTGATGAACAGCGTTCCACTGGTACTAGATCGCATAATTAAAGGAGTGTCTAAGAAAGTAGAGGAGCAGGGATGGTTGAAGAGTATGATTTTCAATGGCACAGTCAGATACAAATTTTGGATAGAATATATACCATTCACTTCATATGTTATGGATTACTTAATCTTCAGAAGAGTTCAAGAAGAGCTTGGAGGTCAGCTTAAGAGAGTAGTTGTTGGAGGAGCTCCTCTTTCACCACAGACACATGACACCATGAGAGCTATCTTTGGTGTGTCAATCCAAGTAGGATATGGCTCTACAGAAACTGCGTCCTGCATTAGTGGCATGGATGAAGATGATGTTAACACTGGTCATACAGGTGGACCTAACCTTGGCGTTCTTATGAAACTAGTTGACTGGGAAGAAGGAAACTACCGTGTTACAGACAACCCCTATCCACGAGGAGAGATTATTGTTGGAGGTATAGTTGTGGGTAAGGGATACTTCAACCTTCCAGAAGAAAATAAGGCAAGCTTCTATGAGGAGAATGGCTTAAAATGCTTCCGCACAGGCGACATAGGTGAAATAGACCACACTGGATCGCTGCGAATTATTGACCGAAAGAAAGATCTTGTTAAGCTTAAGCATGGAGAGTATGTTTCCCTTGGTAACACGGAGTCAAAATTAAAAACTCTGTCAAATGTAGAGAACATCTGTGTCTTCGCTGATTCTACCAGAGATAAGACAGTTGCAGTTGTTGTACCAAGTATTGACAGGCTTCATacagttgcagcaagcgttggatTAAATGATGAGGGCCTGACAATTGAGGAACTGTGTGCTGATGAGCGGGTCAAAGATGCGATTCTGAAAGAGCTACAAACACATGGTAAGAAGTGTGGCTTAACCAGATGGGAAGTACCAGCTGCCGTAACACTAACTATGGAGCCTTGGACCCCAGATACAGGACTAGTCACTGCTGCCTTCAAACTTAGACGGAAGCAACTCAGCAACCACTATGAGACCACTGTGTCAGAAATGTATTCACGTCTAGATTAA
- the LOC135202925 gene encoding long-chain-fatty-acid--CoA ligase 4-like isoform X1, with product MSAWSCLAKQSSTRRRHPSDKSCSKDSPRYAAIPEDGLKRQKKMGFLKKMVMRGVQRPDGWYVKATPSGEPYPLDSRLGPLFKEAGVTTVNAALAYGTSMHGNKPCMATRQLLKRETSNVSGKTFEKLQLGDYKWKTYTEVQETAVAAGLGVRLQGVEPLDRVVLFAETRAEWLTAAIGCLQHRISVVTLYTTLTDEGVAHGIKETEVSLVFTSYDLLPRIIRILPECPKVKTVVVMEDQLEGIGNVDKVPAGVNFISFTDLTRRKPGFDNISTPVPQPDDTAIIMYTSGSTGTPKGVELSHTNILASVIAYSVQMNVGPGDRYLSFLPLAHIMELCSEIALISLGATILYSSPHTLTSTSPKVKKGCEGDAKIAKPTVMNSVPLVLDRIIKGVSKKVEEQGWLKSMIFNGTVRYKFWIEYIPFTSYVMDYLIFRRVQEELGGQLKRVVVGGAPLSPQTHDTMRAIFGVSIQVGYGSTETASCISGMDEDDVNTGHTGGPNLGVLMKLVDWEEGNYRVTDNPYPRGEIIVGGIVVGKGYFNLPEENKASFYEENGLKCFRTGDIGEIDHTGSLRIIDRKKDLVKLKHGEYVSLGNTESKLKTLSNVENICVFADSTRDKTVAVVVPSIDRLHTVAASVGLNDEGLTIEELCADERVKDAILKELQTHGKKCGLTRWEVPAAVTLTMEPWTPDTGLVTAAFKLRRKQLSNHYETTVSEMYSRLD from the coding sequence GAAGAAGATGGTGATGCGAGGAGTCCAGAGGCCTGACGGATGGTACGTCAAGGCAACTCCAAGCGGAGAGCCGTACCCTCTGGATTCACGGCTTGGACCGCTATTCAAGGAAGCTGGCGTTACGACAGTAAATGCTGCCTTAGCCTATGGAACCTCCATGCATGGCAATAAACCATGCATGGCCACTCGGCAGCTTCTCAAGAGAGAGACTTCAAATGTCAGTGGTAAAACTTTTGAGAAATTACAGCTGGGAGATTACAAGTGGAAGACATACACAGAAGTTCAAGAAACTGCAGTGGCTGCTGGTCTCGGAGTCAGGTTACAGGGTGTCGAACCTCTTGACCGTGTTGTATTATTTGCTGAGACAAGGGCTGAATGGCTTACTGCTGCCATAGGCTGTCTTCAGCATCGCATCAGTGTGGTCACTTTGTACACTACCCTCACTGACGAAGGTGTGGCTCATGGTATTAAAGAAACAGAAGTATCTTTGGTATTCACCAGCTACGATCTATTGCCTAGAATCATTCGTATTCTTCCAGAGTGTCCTAAAGTTAAGACTGTTGTAGTAATGGAAGACCAGCTAGAGGGGATTGGGAATGTAGATAAAGTTCCAGCTGGTgtaaatttcatttcttttacagatTTAACTAGAAGAAAGCCTGGTTTTGACAATATCTCCACTCCAGTTCCACAACCAGACGACACAGCAATTATCATGTACACAAGTGGATCTACAGGTACACCAAAAGGTGTCGAGCTTTCCCACACAAACATACTGGCTAGTGTTATTGCATATTCCGTCCAAATGAATGTTGGTCCAGGTGACAGGTATTTGTCATTCCTACCCCTAGCTCACATTATGGAACTCTGCTCAGAGATTGCTCTGATATCTCTGGGGGCAACCATCCTATATTCCTCTCCCCACACTCTCACATCAACTAGTCCTAAAGTGAAGAAGGGATGTGAAGGAGATGCCAAAATTGCCAAGCCCACTGTGATGAACAGCGTTCCACTGGTACTAGATCGCATAATTAAAGGAGTGTCTAAGAAAGTAGAGGAGCAGGGATGGTTGAAGAGTATGATTTTCAATGGCACAGTCAGATACAAATTTTGGATAGAATATATACCATTCACTTCATATGTTATGGATTACTTAATCTTCAGAAGAGTTCAAGAAGAGCTTGGAGGTCAGCTTAAGAGAGTAGTTGTTGGAGGAGCTCCTCTTTCACCACAGACACATGACACCATGAGAGCTATCTTTGGTGTGTCAATCCAAGTAGGATATGGCTCTACAGAAACTGCGTCCTGCATTAGTGGCATGGATGAAGATGATGTTAACACTGGTCATACAGGTGGACCTAACCTTGGCGTTCTTATGAAACTAGTTGACTGGGAAGAAGGAAACTACCGTGTTACAGACAACCCCTATCCACGAGGAGAGATTATTGTTGGAGGTATAGTTGTGGGTAAGGGATACTTCAACCTTCCAGAAGAAAATAAGGCAAGCTTCTATGAGGAGAATGGCTTAAAATGCTTCCGCACAGGCGACATAGGTGAAATAGACCACACTGGATCGCTGCGAATTATTGACCGAAAGAAAGATCTTGTTAAGCTTAAGCATGGAGAGTATGTTTCCCTTGGTAACACGGAGTCAAAATTAAAAACTCTGTCAAATGTAGAGAACATCTGTGTCTTCGCTGATTCTACCAGAGATAAGACAGTTGCAGTTGTTGTACCAAGTATTGACAGGCTTCATacagttgcagcaagcgttggatTAAATGATGAGGGCCTGACAATTGAGGAACTGTGTGCTGATGAGCGGGTCAAAGATGCGATTCTGAAAGAGCTACAAACACATGGTAAGAAGTGTGGCTTAACCAGATGGGAAGTACCAGCTGCCGTAACACTAACTATGGAGCCTTGGACCCCAGATACAGGACTAGTCACTGCTGCCTTCAAACTTAGACGGAAGCAACTCAGCAACCACTATGAGACCACTGTGTCAGAAATGTATTCACGTCTAGATTAA
- the LOC135202925 gene encoding long-chain-fatty-acid--CoA ligase 4-like isoform X3: MVKRKKMVMRGVQRPDGWYVKATPSGEPYPLDSRLGPLFKEAGVTTVNAALAYGTSMHGNKPCMATRQLLKRETSNVSGKTFEKLQLGDYKWKTYTEVQETAVAAGLGVRLQGVEPLDRVVLFAETRAEWLTAAIGCLQHRISVVTLYTTLTDEGVAHGIKETEVSLVFTSYDLLPRIIRILPECPKVKTVVVMEDQLEGIGNVDKVPAGVNFISFTDLTRRKPGFDNISTPVPQPDDTAIIMYTSGSTGTPKGVELSHTNILASVIAYSVQMNVGPGDRYLSFLPLAHIMELCSEIALISLGATILYSSPHTLTSTSPKVKKGCEGDAKIAKPTVMNSVPLVLDRIIKGVSKKVEEQGWLKSMIFNGTVRYKFWIEYIPFTSYVMDYLIFRRVQEELGGQLKRVVVGGAPLSPQTHDTMRAIFGVSIQVGYGSTETASCISGMDEDDVNTGHTGGPNLGVLMKLVDWEEGNYRVTDNPYPRGEIIVGGIVVGKGYFNLPEENKASFYEENGLKCFRTGDIGEIDHTGSLRIIDRKKDLVKLKHGEYVSLGNTESKLKTLSNVENICVFADSTRDKTVAVVVPSIDRLHTVAASVGLNDEGLTIEELCADERVKDAILKELQTHGKKCGLTRWEVPAAVTLTMEPWTPDTGLVTAAFKLRRKQLSNHYETTVSEMYSRLD, translated from the coding sequence GAAGAAGATGGTGATGCGAGGAGTCCAGAGGCCTGACGGATGGTACGTCAAGGCAACTCCAAGCGGAGAGCCGTACCCTCTGGATTCACGGCTTGGACCGCTATTCAAGGAAGCTGGCGTTACGACAGTAAATGCTGCCTTAGCCTATGGAACCTCCATGCATGGCAATAAACCATGCATGGCCACTCGGCAGCTTCTCAAGAGAGAGACTTCAAATGTCAGTGGTAAAACTTTTGAGAAATTACAGCTGGGAGATTACAAGTGGAAGACATACACAGAAGTTCAAGAAACTGCAGTGGCTGCTGGTCTCGGAGTCAGGTTACAGGGTGTCGAACCTCTTGACCGTGTTGTATTATTTGCTGAGACAAGGGCTGAATGGCTTACTGCTGCCATAGGCTGTCTTCAGCATCGCATCAGTGTGGTCACTTTGTACACTACCCTCACTGACGAAGGTGTGGCTCATGGTATTAAAGAAACAGAAGTATCTTTGGTATTCACCAGCTACGATCTATTGCCTAGAATCATTCGTATTCTTCCAGAGTGTCCTAAAGTTAAGACTGTTGTAGTAATGGAAGACCAGCTAGAGGGGATTGGGAATGTAGATAAAGTTCCAGCTGGTgtaaatttcatttcttttacagatTTAACTAGAAGAAAGCCTGGTTTTGACAATATCTCCACTCCAGTTCCACAACCAGACGACACAGCAATTATCATGTACACAAGTGGATCTACAGGTACACCAAAAGGTGTCGAGCTTTCCCACACAAACATACTGGCTAGTGTTATTGCATATTCCGTCCAAATGAATGTTGGTCCAGGTGACAGGTATTTGTCATTCCTACCCCTAGCTCACATTATGGAACTCTGCTCAGAGATTGCTCTGATATCTCTGGGGGCAACCATCCTATATTCCTCTCCCCACACTCTCACATCAACTAGTCCTAAAGTGAAGAAGGGATGTGAAGGAGATGCCAAAATTGCCAAGCCCACTGTGATGAACAGCGTTCCACTGGTACTAGATCGCATAATTAAAGGAGTGTCTAAGAAAGTAGAGGAGCAGGGATGGTTGAAGAGTATGATTTTCAATGGCACAGTCAGATACAAATTTTGGATAGAATATATACCATTCACTTCATATGTTATGGATTACTTAATCTTCAGAAGAGTTCAAGAAGAGCTTGGAGGTCAGCTTAAGAGAGTAGTTGTTGGAGGAGCTCCTCTTTCACCACAGACACATGACACCATGAGAGCTATCTTTGGTGTGTCAATCCAAGTAGGATATGGCTCTACAGAAACTGCGTCCTGCATTAGTGGCATGGATGAAGATGATGTTAACACTGGTCATACAGGTGGACCTAACCTTGGCGTTCTTATGAAACTAGTTGACTGGGAAGAAGGAAACTACCGTGTTACAGACAACCCCTATCCACGAGGAGAGATTATTGTTGGAGGTATAGTTGTGGGTAAGGGATACTTCAACCTTCCAGAAGAAAATAAGGCAAGCTTCTATGAGGAGAATGGCTTAAAATGCTTCCGCACAGGCGACATAGGTGAAATAGACCACACTGGATCGCTGCGAATTATTGACCGAAAGAAAGATCTTGTTAAGCTTAAGCATGGAGAGTATGTTTCCCTTGGTAACACGGAGTCAAAATTAAAAACTCTGTCAAATGTAGAGAACATCTGTGTCTTCGCTGATTCTACCAGAGATAAGACAGTTGCAGTTGTTGTACCAAGTATTGACAGGCTTCATacagttgcagcaagcgttggatTAAATGATGAGGGCCTGACAATTGAGGAACTGTGTGCTGATGAGCGGGTCAAAGATGCGATTCTGAAAGAGCTACAAACACATGGTAAGAAGTGTGGCTTAACCAGATGGGAAGTACCAGCTGCCGTAACACTAACTATGGAGCCTTGGACCCCAGATACAGGACTAGTCACTGCTGCCTTCAAACTTAGACGGAAGCAACTCAGCAACCACTATGAGACCACTGTGTCAGAAATGTATTCACGTCTAGATTAA
- the LOC135202925 gene encoding long-chain-fatty-acid--CoA ligase 4-like isoform X4 encodes MVMRGVQRPDGWYVKATPSGEPYPLDSRLGPLFKEAGVTTVNAALAYGTSMHGNKPCMATRQLLKRETSNVSGKTFEKLQLGDYKWKTYTEVQETAVAAGLGVRLQGVEPLDRVVLFAETRAEWLTAAIGCLQHRISVVTLYTTLTDEGVAHGIKETEVSLVFTSYDLLPRIIRILPECPKVKTVVVMEDQLEGIGNVDKVPAGVNFISFTDLTRRKPGFDNISTPVPQPDDTAIIMYTSGSTGTPKGVELSHTNILASVIAYSVQMNVGPGDRYLSFLPLAHIMELCSEIALISLGATILYSSPHTLTSTSPKVKKGCEGDAKIAKPTVMNSVPLVLDRIIKGVSKKVEEQGWLKSMIFNGTVRYKFWIEYIPFTSYVMDYLIFRRVQEELGGQLKRVVVGGAPLSPQTHDTMRAIFGVSIQVGYGSTETASCISGMDEDDVNTGHTGGPNLGVLMKLVDWEEGNYRVTDNPYPRGEIIVGGIVVGKGYFNLPEENKASFYEENGLKCFRTGDIGEIDHTGSLRIIDRKKDLVKLKHGEYVSLGNTESKLKTLSNVENICVFADSTRDKTVAVVVPSIDRLHTVAASVGLNDEGLTIEELCADERVKDAILKELQTHGKKCGLTRWEVPAAVTLTMEPWTPDTGLVTAAFKLRRKQLSNHYETTVSEMYSRLD; translated from the coding sequence ATGGTGATGCGAGGAGTCCAGAGGCCTGACGGATGGTACGTCAAGGCAACTCCAAGCGGAGAGCCGTACCCTCTGGATTCACGGCTTGGACCGCTATTCAAGGAAGCTGGCGTTACGACAGTAAATGCTGCCTTAGCCTATGGAACCTCCATGCATGGCAATAAACCATGCATGGCCACTCGGCAGCTTCTCAAGAGAGAGACTTCAAATGTCAGTGGTAAAACTTTTGAGAAATTACAGCTGGGAGATTACAAGTGGAAGACATACACAGAAGTTCAAGAAACTGCAGTGGCTGCTGGTCTCGGAGTCAGGTTACAGGGTGTCGAACCTCTTGACCGTGTTGTATTATTTGCTGAGACAAGGGCTGAATGGCTTACTGCTGCCATAGGCTGTCTTCAGCATCGCATCAGTGTGGTCACTTTGTACACTACCCTCACTGACGAAGGTGTGGCTCATGGTATTAAAGAAACAGAAGTATCTTTGGTATTCACCAGCTACGATCTATTGCCTAGAATCATTCGTATTCTTCCAGAGTGTCCTAAAGTTAAGACTGTTGTAGTAATGGAAGACCAGCTAGAGGGGATTGGGAATGTAGATAAAGTTCCAGCTGGTgtaaatttcatttcttttacagatTTAACTAGAAGAAAGCCTGGTTTTGACAATATCTCCACTCCAGTTCCACAACCAGACGACACAGCAATTATCATGTACACAAGTGGATCTACAGGTACACCAAAAGGTGTCGAGCTTTCCCACACAAACATACTGGCTAGTGTTATTGCATATTCCGTCCAAATGAATGTTGGTCCAGGTGACAGGTATTTGTCATTCCTACCCCTAGCTCACATTATGGAACTCTGCTCAGAGATTGCTCTGATATCTCTGGGGGCAACCATCCTATATTCCTCTCCCCACACTCTCACATCAACTAGTCCTAAAGTGAAGAAGGGATGTGAAGGAGATGCCAAAATTGCCAAGCCCACTGTGATGAACAGCGTTCCACTGGTACTAGATCGCATAATTAAAGGAGTGTCTAAGAAAGTAGAGGAGCAGGGATGGTTGAAGAGTATGATTTTCAATGGCACAGTCAGATACAAATTTTGGATAGAATATATACCATTCACTTCATATGTTATGGATTACTTAATCTTCAGAAGAGTTCAAGAAGAGCTTGGAGGTCAGCTTAAGAGAGTAGTTGTTGGAGGAGCTCCTCTTTCACCACAGACACATGACACCATGAGAGCTATCTTTGGTGTGTCAATCCAAGTAGGATATGGCTCTACAGAAACTGCGTCCTGCATTAGTGGCATGGATGAAGATGATGTTAACACTGGTCATACAGGTGGACCTAACCTTGGCGTTCTTATGAAACTAGTTGACTGGGAAGAAGGAAACTACCGTGTTACAGACAACCCCTATCCACGAGGAGAGATTATTGTTGGAGGTATAGTTGTGGGTAAGGGATACTTCAACCTTCCAGAAGAAAATAAGGCAAGCTTCTATGAGGAGAATGGCTTAAAATGCTTCCGCACAGGCGACATAGGTGAAATAGACCACACTGGATCGCTGCGAATTATTGACCGAAAGAAAGATCTTGTTAAGCTTAAGCATGGAGAGTATGTTTCCCTTGGTAACACGGAGTCAAAATTAAAAACTCTGTCAAATGTAGAGAACATCTGTGTCTTCGCTGATTCTACCAGAGATAAGACAGTTGCAGTTGTTGTACCAAGTATTGACAGGCTTCATacagttgcagcaagcgttggatTAAATGATGAGGGCCTGACAATTGAGGAACTGTGTGCTGATGAGCGGGTCAAAGATGCGATTCTGAAAGAGCTACAAACACATGGTAAGAAGTGTGGCTTAACCAGATGGGAAGTACCAGCTGCCGTAACACTAACTATGGAGCCTTGGACCCCAGATACAGGACTAGTCACTGCTGCCTTCAAACTTAGACGGAAGCAACTCAGCAACCACTATGAGACCACTGTGTCAGAAATGTATTCACGTCTAGATTAA